The genomic interval GACAGCTTACACATACCTGACGGAGAATTTGTTTTTAATGAACAGACTAAAGTTCAGGTCAAAAACCGTGCTGATGGCCTGTATCAGTCTGCAGTGATCAATGGGATTGATAGAAAAACTGAGCATACTGACATGGTTTTTGGTGCAGGAAATAGTGCATATACTTTCGCATACTGGTATGGTAAACAACTGATGCAAATGCCGTTAAACTATCTGACCAAAGATCATCAGTGGGTAAACAGCCCGGGGTTCCCTGACAACCAGATTTATTTTGGCAGGCCAATCATCTCGCGTTGTTTAGAATGCCATAGTTCCTTCGCAGACAAAAAGCTAATACAGGGCCCTAATTTTTCGATAACAGAAGAATACGTTAAAAACTCTGTTATTGCTGGTATAGATTGCGAACGCTGTCATGGCCCGGCGGCTCAGCATGTAACCTTCCATCAGGAAAACCCTACGGTGAAAAAGGCTAATTATATGGTGAGTTATAAAAAACTGGCTTTATTACGAAGAATAGATGTGTGCGGAGTATGCCATTCAGGAACTGGTATCAAAACCGTGAGTTCTACGTTTAGTTTTAAACCTGGAGATACGTTAAAAACACTACCCGAATATAGTGCTTATAGAGGAGAAGATCCGGATGTACATGGTAAACAAAAGCCGCTGCTTGAAGCTAGTGCATGTTATAAAATTGGTAAGGCAGAATGTATTACGTGCCACGATGTACATGAAAATAAGAAACCTGACCTGGTGGTTTATTCCGCTAAATGCATTAGCTGTCATCAGGATGTGAAACATGAAACATTGAAAGATAATAACAAAGCTATGCTGGCAAAGAACTGTATCGACTGCCATATGCCGGTCAAAGAATCTCACGCTATTGGTTTCCAGATGAGCAACAGCAAGGAGAAGATACCTTATAAACTGCGTACACACCGTATTGCGATTTATAATGATCTGGTTAAGGGTAAATAATATTTTAAGACACCGGATTGCCAGGTTTCATATGCGAAATAGTTATTTTTGGGAGTAAAAGTTGTTCTTAAGCAGGCTTATAAGGACAAGCTTTTCAAGATCAATCGTGCAAAAAAACGTAGTTGAAAGTGGTAGTGCTCATGTAAATTGCAATCTTTATAAATTGCAAATAAAGGTCAATTCAATGGAAAATAATGTTTCTCCAAATATTATAAAAAAGTGGCTTACTGCTTGGGCATTATCAAGAGAATTGCCATTACCGACTAATTTTAAATCTGGTTATAAGGTTGATGTTGGTTATCAGAAACAAAAAGCTCGTTATGTATTTGCTGAACTTAATGATGATTTTATCCAACTTTCACAAACTATTAACGAAACTTGGGTTTTCCTAAAAGTTTGTGCTTCTCCTGAAGAGCTTAAAAATAAAATATCTGGAAAATGGGTAATTCAACCACAGGGATACCTGATGTCTTGTGTTTCTCCTATGAATATACAGGTTAATCTACCCGATGGCTATGAAATAGAATTTGACAATTATAATTCAACAACACTTGTTAAAATTATGACTAAAAACGGGGAGTTAGCTTCCGCAGGTCGTATTGTTATTCTAGATGATTTAGCAGTTTATGATAGGATATCAACAGAAGAAAATCATAAGCGAAACGGTCTTGCTACTTTTTTGATAAAGGAGCTTGAACGAATTGCAATATCAAAAAATGTTTACAAAAATTTTTTGGTTGCAACAGAACAAGGAAAATTGCTATATCAATCTTTGGGCTGGAAAGTTTGTAGTCTTTATACATCAGTTGTTATTCCGTTATAGTTTTATTTCAAGAAATTGTCAGTGTTTAGTTTTGACCTAGTCCTATAACTATTTTACCGCTAAATGAGAAAAACTCCGCATTTCTGTGATCCCGCTGGATATTAAAAAAAATTAATTTCCATTTCATAGCAGCTTCATTGCCGCAGACTTTATTTGCGGTGAATATTTGTGAAAACTATCGCTATGAAAAAGTACCTGATTGTATTTATAGGCCTGTTGCTCGGCGCTCATGCTTACGCTCAAAATGAAAGCACGGTAAGCGGAACCGTGATTGACGAAAAAAAGCAACCTATGCCCGGTGCAGTCATTCAGCTCATCAACCTCAGTGATTCCACAAAATTGACAGCGACAGCCGATGCTAGCGGAATGTTTGCTGTTAAAGAATTACCGCCGGGCAATTATATTTTTAACCTTTCTTTTTTTGGGTACAATTCGTTATCCAGGAATATTGCATTATCAAAAGGAACTAACTTAATGCTTGGCATTTTACAGCTGCCGCCATCATCCGAAGCGCTCAAAGAGGTTGTTGTAACTGCGCGAAGAAATTTCATGACTGTAGAAAATGATAAAAAGGTTTTTTATCCGAACGCGCTTGGCGGTGTAGCCAGCGGGAGTGCAAGTGATGTAATGGCGCAAATTCCAATGGTAGACATTGATAAGGATGGGAATGTAACCCTGCGTGGAAAATCTCCGCAGGTTTTGATCGACGGGAAGCCATCGCCTTATTCGGATATCAGCACTGCACTGCAAATGATCTCTGCTACTGCCATTGATAAGATAGAGGTCATGACCAATCCTTCTGCCAAATACGATGCGGAAGGACAAGGCGGCATCCTGAATATCGTTTTAAAAAAAGACAAGGCACAGGGATTCAACGGCCTGATAAACATAGATATGGGCTCATACCCGGATAATCATGTCGGCACCGACTTGAACTACCGCACTAAAAAGCTGAATTTTTTCGGTAATATCAATTATCATAATAAGCAGGCTAAAGGCACCCAAACAAATGCACAACATTTTTCGCAGCGCGATAGCGCAACTTATGTGAGCCAGCTCAGCAACGTTAATACCAGAAATAAAGATATCGACAGCCGTTTTGGTATAGACTATTTTATAAACGAAAGATCGGGCATTACCCTTACGCAGGGCTTTGCAAAAAGGTTAACTGATAATAGTACAGATGTTTATCTTGACAGTGGTGCCAATGTCAGCATTTTAAGCCTTGTCGGGATGGGTAAGAATCAAACGAAAAGCAGCAACATGGCTTACAATACTGATTTAAACTATACGCATCATTTTGCAAAATCATCCAATGTACTCACTGCGGATGTTATTCACAATGTTAATGAGGTAAACAGTACGATGGAACTTAATAATCCGCAACTGTTTATAGCTAACCAGCCACAGCAAAATCAAGGGACATCCAGTGTGCAATCCTGGATAATCCAAACGGATTACACAGGCAGGGTCGGAAAAAAGGGCAAAGTGGAAACCGGTTACAAAGGTTTTATAACAACTAATAAAAATGATGTCAGCACTTTATTATTCAATAAGGCAGCCAACGCTTATACTTATAGCCAATCCTTGTCGAGCAGGTTTAAATACCTGGAAAACGTTCAGGCGCTTTATATTACGTATGCCGACAGTATCCTGGGCCTGAATTATAAAATTGGTTTGCGTTCTGAGCTGGCTAGTTTAAACGGGCATTCACTCTTGCAAAACATAACGTTTAACAAATCGTTCCTCAATCTTTTTCCCAGCCTTTATCTTTCGAGGGATTTGGCAGAAAACCAGAGCATTGGGTTGAGTTATGCATCGCGTATCAGCAAGCCTTCATTTTTACAGCTTTTGCCCTATATCAATATAACCAGCCCCATAAGCTGGCAGTCAGGGAATATAAATCTCTCCCCTGCTTATACACAAAATATTGAATTCAATTACAGTAAGCTTTTCACGCAGAGTAATAATTTCTTAAACCTGTCGCTTTATTATACACATACCAGTAACAGTATTCAAATGCTGACTGTAAATCAGCACGGCGGTTACACATTGACCACACCGCAAAATATTGCAACTGATCGCGCATTCGGAACCGACCTGATTTATAGGTTTAATATCAAAAAGGCTGTGAACTTCACCACTACTTTTGATCTGAGTTATAACAAATTCGACGGAACGGATTTATATACAAGCAATCTGAATGGTTTTTGGAATTACCGTATACACCTGGAAGGCAACATAAATCTTCCTGACAAATTTATCTTTTTAGCACAT from Pedobacter sp. WC2423 carries:
- a CDS encoding GNAT family N-acetyltransferase, with the translated sequence MENNVSPNIIKKWLTAWALSRELPLPTNFKSGYKVDVGYQKQKARYVFAELNDDFIQLSQTINETWVFLKVCASPEELKNKISGKWVIQPQGYLMSCVSPMNIQVNLPDGYEIEFDNYNSTTLVKIMTKNGELASAGRIVILDDLAVYDRISTEENHKRNGLATFLIKELERIAISKNVYKNFLVATEQGKLLYQSLGWKVCSLYTSVVIPL
- a CDS encoding outer membrane beta-barrel protein, which encodes MKKYLIVFIGLLLGAHAYAQNESTVSGTVIDEKKQPMPGAVIQLINLSDSTKLTATADASGMFAVKELPPGNYIFNLSFFGYNSLSRNIALSKGTNLMLGILQLPPSSEALKEVVVTARRNFMTVENDKKVFYPNALGGVASGSASDVMAQIPMVDIDKDGNVTLRGKSPQVLIDGKPSPYSDISTALQMISATAIDKIEVMTNPSAKYDAEGQGGILNIVLKKDKAQGFNGLINIDMGSYPDNHVGTDLNYRTKKLNFFGNINYHNKQAKGTQTNAQHFSQRDSATYVSQLSNVNTRNKDIDSRFGIDYFINERSGITLTQGFAKRLTDNSTDVYLDSGANVSILSLVGMGKNQTKSSNMAYNTDLNYTHHFAKSSNVLTADVIHNVNEVNSTMELNNPQLFIANQPQQNQGTSSVQSWIIQTDYTGRVGKKGKVETGYKGFITTNKNDVSTLLFNKAANAYTYSQSLSSRFKYLENVQALYITYADSILGLNYKIGLRSELASLNGHSLLQNITFNKSFLNLFPSLYLSRDLAENQSIGLSYASRISKPSFLQLLPYINITSPISWQSGNINLSPAYTQNIEFNYSKLFTQSNNFLNLSLYYTHTSNSIQMLTVNQHGGYTLTTPQNIATDRAFGTDLIYRFNIKKAVNFTTTFDLSYNKFDGTDLYTSNLNGFWNYRIHLEGNINLPDKFIFLAHGELTGPQITPQGNMNQNKGIDVELKRQFSGKRITASAIVSDLFNNRQSISHIVTGSFIEDDTYRENSRMIHVHLSYGF